atatctttcctgctttgtcaaagattaattggccatacatttgtgggtccaattctgggttctctattctattccattggtctatgtgtctgtttttgtgccaataccataccgtcttgatgattacagctttgtaatagaggctaaagtctgggattatgatgcttcctgctttggttttctttttcaatattactttggctatttggggcttttgtggttccatacaaattttaggattgtttgttctagctttgagaagaatgtcgGTACAATTTTGTTGagatttcattgtattttattattactttaaaaaaatttaatgtttatttttgagacagagagagcatgagcaggggaggggcagagagagggagacacagaatctgaagcaggctccaggctctgagctgtcagcacggatcccgatgcggggcttgaactcacaaacggtgagatcatgacttgaactgaagtcagacgcttaactgactgagccacccaggcacctctgtattttattatttaaaaaaattttttttaagtttatttatttattttgtgtgtgagagagacagagggagcaggggaggggcagagagagagggagagagagagaatcccaagcaggctctgcaccatcagcacagagcccgatgtggggcttgaactcacgagccgtgagatatcatgacctgagcggaagacaagagtctcatgcttaaccaactgagccaccccggcaccccgcATTTACTCACTTCTAATGCTCATGGCTCTGCGGGTGGCCAGGGTGGATACCACTAAGAACCAAGTACGGCATAGTGGTTTCACCCAGGCCCTCAAACTGGGGACTTGTGCTCTCCTGTCCTGGCACATCCTGTGGCCCGTGCACTCCTCAGGGTCCCCACATTTCTGGCGGCTGAATGGCTTAAAGCCACCTGAGTGTGTATCTTGTGCGAGAAGAAAGCCCACGATCTTGTGAAAATGAAGACCTTAAATCTGTTCTTGTTTCTGTTCATCTGGGTCTGTCTGAAATGCAGCCAGAGGGACAGTGGCTGTGTGAGACCACTAGGTGGCGCCAGAGAGCTCTTTCCCCACAGCCTGCCAGACCAGCATCCTCACAGCATTGTGATTGAGTGAACACTTTTGGGTCCAGAACGTCGTCCTCCCTCTTATTGGCATGAATCCAGCCGTTTTAGGTAGTCAGAGGGGCTGAGAAACAGAAGGTAGCTGGAACCTTCCCAAATACATTCATCATGCACTAGGAAATTCAAAGGACCTGATGAAAAGCCCATTATGTTTTAGGAAAACGTCACTATCCCCAATAGCCAGAATATCCTTATGTGTAGCTTATAGGTACAACCTTTTcactgggtgatttttttttttaaaaaagctcttaaTTTCTACTGTGGTTGTCAACTATGTCTTCTTGAAATAGACATGCATCTATatgtgttatctttttattttattttttaatgtttagctgtttttgagagagcaagagacagaacatgagcaggggaggggcagagagagagagagagagagagagagagagggagagagagggagggagacacagaatctgaaatgggctccaggctctgagctgtcagcacagagcccaacgcggggctcgaactcacagactgtgagatcatgacctgagccgaagtcggccacttaaccgactgagccacgcaggcacccctgtattgtctttttaaaaaggagggagtGCGTGCACTCTTGGAGccctgctgccccccacccccaagtcagCCAGCACATATCCCAGTCTTGCCATGTGCTGGGTTGGAACATGTTGCCACAGATTataaggcattttctttttcaggcttcctttttttatttgtttcctttgcctccactCTCAGTCTagtttatttccttcattaattAAGTATAAAGGAAGATGAAACACATCCTTGATGCGATAGCACAGAAAATGCCACCTGAACACGAGACTCACGTAGCCAGAACCTTCCTCACGAGGATTTGGAGACACTCGACGAGGTACACTTTGGGATTGCAATCCCCTTACTTCTGTGGTGTGATGAAGTTGTCTGTTTTTTTGCTCTTGTTCATGGGGAAACTCCTGAAGTCAACACATTCCACATTTTGCCACCCATCTACTTTTCCTCCTTAATTATGAGTTGTCAGAACGTTTTTactttaacgtttatgtatttgtttttgagggaggcgcagagagagagagggagagagagagagaatcccaagcaggctccacactgtcagcgtggctGGAACAcaggaaccgtgaggtcacgacctgcgccgaaatcaagagtcagacacttaagtgactcggccactcaggcgccccgtgAGTTGTCAGAAGGTTTAAGTTATACATactcttcagatttctttaatCCTCTTTACTActgttttgagagagtgtgtgtgtgttagaacacacgagcagggcaagggcagaggaggagagagagtcccaagcaggctccacacccagcccagagcccatcgtggggctcaatctcatgacgctgggatcatgacctgagccgaagtcaagaatcagacgctgaactgactgagccacccaagcaccccgggTTTCTTTAATATGCTTTTAACATTAATATCCTTTAATGTCTTTGCCTGCCTGGAAGAATGTCTGCTCTCTGTCAAGCATCTAGAGAGGCTCAGTTTGAGCCTCTTGAGCTGCAGACTGGCCACAGTGAGCAAGTTCTGTCCCAAATTGGAGACGTGGAGACATGGAGACTGAGAGAAGCAGGTGCGTGGCTCTCCTCACACACCACCGTTCTCTTGGATGCTCTGTGAACATTTACATGGCAGCTGTAGGGATTTGCGACTGAACCTCCCTTATCATTCCCAGGCGGTGTagccaaaaaaagaataagcCACCGATGGGAGGGTGCGGACAGGGGCGCAGGAGCCCAGGAAGACGCTGCATACTGTGTTCACAAGTCCTCGCTGAACGGACTAGAGCTGTCGTTCTAGGGCATCATGAATTCACACAATGGGGACCCTTAGCTGACTTCACAGGCACTTGAGAGGCTCAGAGGAATGAATGCGCCTCTGCTAGTCTCAGTTAATGTCAAGATGTCTGCGTTTACTTAGTGAAGTGAGTAAATAGAAGTcatccagggacgcctgggggtcagtcggttaagcatctgactcttgattttggctcaggtcgtgatttcacggtgcaggagttggagccctgcaatgggctttgtgctcacagtgcagaacctgctcaggattctctctctctctctctctctctctctctctctctctctctctctgcccctcccctgctctctgtctctctctcaaaataaataaataaactttaaaaaaaaggaagtggtcTAAACTGTGTGTGACCCGGCTGAGCTGGGGACCCCCTGCACTTCTCTCCTCCTCAAGGAGGCTGACGGCTGTGTGCCTAGCTATGCTGAaacaggaaagacagaagagTCCTTCCGGGGTCCTACTGATGGCTGAGGCGAGGACAAGATTTATTTACCTGTTTAGAGCAAAAATTGAAGAATAAGGCTTAGTTCACATTTTGGAGCTCATGACTCTCACTCTGCCTTAGGATGGGTTCTGCATTAATAAAAGTTAACAATTTTTCATATCCAGATACCGTGGAAAGCCCCGGAAGCAATGCTATCAGTCACGCGGGAGTAGCTATAACATATTTCTGTGTCTCACTCCCGTCTTGGCACAGGGTTGTCCTTTATTTGCAATTCCTGAGTTGTCtgcgtttttttttgtttttttgtttttttcaggaagAATGAACTGAGCTGGAGGCCTCACTCCTGGCATGCCACCAAGTTCTCTGATAGCCACCCCGACACATCAGCATCTCCGTTCCCCTCTGCCAGCTCCTGTCCTTCCTGGCACGGCCGTCACCACCCCAGGTAGGCACTGTTTCCCACTGGGATGGATGGTGTTCGACATTCCACCAACGTCCATgacctcccagccctgccacaaCAGCACCTTTCTTGACTTCAgcgtgattttcttttcttttctttccttttcttttctttttttttttttttttttaatatttatctgtctttgagacagagagacaaagagtgagcagaggaggggcagagagagagagggagacacagaatctgaaggaggctccagactctgagcagtcagcatagagcccgatttggggcttgaattcatgaacggcgagatcatgacctgagtcaaagtcctatgcttaaccaactgagccacccaggcacccctctttttttttttaatttatttattttgagagagagagagagagacaccgtgccagtggtggaggagcagagagagaggaagacagagagaatcccaagcaggttctgcactgtcagcgcagagccccatgcaggtctCTAACTCACAAACGGTacaatcgtgacctgagctgaaatcaacagtcagaggctttttttctgatgaggaaaAGCTGCTGACACACCATTACCAGTAGAAATGTCTAAATTCTTCACTGGGTAGGTAGGTGTCCAAGCCTTGAAAAcaaaaactaggggcacctgggtggcccagttggttaagcatctgacttcggctcaggtcatgatctcgtggttcgcaaaccccatgtcaggctctatgctgacagctcagagcctggaacctgctttggattctgtgtctccctctctctcttcccccgcccctgcccacactttgtgtctctgtctctctctctctctctctctctctatgtctctctctctctctctctctcaaaaaaaaaaaaaaaaattaacattaaaaaaaaagaaaacaaaaactaaaacaccAAGGGCAAGGATGAACAAGTGTGCTTTCTCATTTATGTTGTTTAATAAATCAGGAGCTTGGGGACTTACCTTTTTGGGCTGAATCCCTTTGGGCCAGCCAGGTCGGTGGTCCTGAGCTGAGTGGGAGGGCTGTCCGTCCACCCATGTGCCTACAGCAACCACCCTTCTTCTGAGACTTTTATGTGCACATTAGAAGGCagaagcggggcgcctgggtggctcagttggttgagcctctgacttgggctcaggtcataatctcacggtccgtgagttcgagccccacgtcgggctctgtgctgacagctcggagcctggagcctacttgagattctgtccccctgtctcttgctgcccctcccccctcacactctgtctttctctgtctctcaaaaataaataaacattaaaaaatcttaagaaagagaagacaggctCTGCCTAAGGGTTCGGCAAGTGTATTCCAGCGAGGCTCCCAGGCCGTTCTCTTAAGCATCAacaccctctccccagcccccagggctcTCCTTATAGAGGAAATCAGGGCTTCACAGCCCACATGCCAGGGTGCCATCCAGCCTCGGGGGCCCAGGGGTGCTTTCCCACTGAGCAGGAGACCCAGATGCTGGGAGTTGTAGGTCAGTGGATGGAGGGGGAGTTCTGGGCTACCTGGAGTCCACATTTCAGGGCCAGAAGGGCTAATGTGTCAGGTAGGTGTGTGGCCACACCACAGGGGTGTTGGCTGGAGGAGGCCTCTCCTGGCCACCTTGGGTGAGTGGCCAGCGTCCTCACAAGTCTCATATTAAAAGGATGatggctctgtctccctctctcaaaataaataaataaacttaaaaaaatttttagagagcGGGGaggcgcctggctgcctcagtgggttgagcgtccgacttcggctcaggtcacgatctcatgcttcAAACCCAGCTTCGGGCTtctcgctgacagtgcagagcctgcttgggattgtctcttgtctccctctcaccctctctcaccccccacctcaaaataaagaagtaaacttaatattttttaagcagGGTGGCTTTGGGTGTGTGCGAGCCCATGtatgagtgtgtatatgtatgtatatgtacaggTGTATCTGTAAGTgtggtgtgtgcacatgtgtataagTGCATGCTTGCGCGTGTGTGCTtgaatgtatgtgtttgtgtatgtgagtgtgccTGCATATCTGTTATGGAAGGGCatttgtgcctgtgtgtgtagAGCTAACGTAACCATCTCAAAATCAGTTTTTGATCGTTAGTAAACACCGGTCTGCTACAAACTTCTGAAGTACTTCTGTGAAGGCAATACATCTCAGTGCATTGACCTGTTGAAAGTGACATGAGATGATGGTATTTGGAGTCCAGGGTATTTTTGAAAAACCACAGATTCTCAACTGAGTAGTAAAAGTTAAGTGAAAAGTGggccttttattttcattatcaaaGTGATGTAAAGTAATACGATTTCCATTAAGCCCATTTGGTGGTTTGTTGATGACAGAATCACGTTTGCTGCCCGCATGCGTGTGGGAATGGTGCTGGGCACTATTTATAGCTGCCCAGACCTCAAATGTTACAGAGAAATCACCTCCAGGGCACTGAGGGGAGGGTGCAGGAGAACCGCCTCCTGTTCTGTCTGAGAGGGGCACTGCTCTGTCCTTTTAGGAAAGGGTATACAAGCCAACGGTCCCCTGCCTTCAGGACAATGTCACTGTCCCCGGTAGCTGCCATATCCTCAGAACTTGTAGATGGAGCCCTTGTTGTGTGTTTTCGTTGGttctcttgttcatttgtttgttttataaatggtCAGTGATGTGCTTTTccaaatgtttgcttattttgagagagagagagagagcgagtgagcatacaagaacaggggaggggcagagagagagggagagacagaatcccagggaggctctgtgctgtcagcccagagcccgacttgtggctccaactcacaaaccctgagaccgtgacctgagccaacatcaagagtcggacgcttaacccactgagccacccaggcgccccttgtgttttgtttttgttttttttggagagtgggttgcaattttatttttatttattttttttcaatatatgaagtttattgtcaaattggtttccatacaacacccagtgctcatcccaacccttgtgtttgttttaagagtgatttcgggggcgcctgggtggcgcagtcggttaagcgtccgacttcagccaggtcacgatctcgcggtccgtgagttcgagccccgcgtcaggctctggcctgatggctcggagcctggagcctgtttctgattctgtgtctccctctctctctgcccctcccccgttcatgctctgtctctctctgtcccaaaaataaataaaaaacgttgaaaaaaaaaattaaaaaaaaaaaaaagagtgatttcGCCAGTTCGGTCTCCTGTGTCCTTGCCCTAATCAcacatttttcccattcatcCTGGTTCTCCCCAAACCTAAAGTCGCCAGGGTTGTggtagtttttcttgttttttgtttcttaccttGAAGCCTGAATGTTCCAGCTTTGTTGAACTTTAATGaaaacagtttttctctttttaaatgtttatttttgagaaagagagagagagagtaggggaataggtagagagctagggagacagagaatcgcaagcaggctccacgctgccagctcagagccccacacggggcttgaaaccaGAAACTGTAAGACcgtaatctgagccaaaatcaagagtgggatgctcaactgactgagtcacccaggctccccacggAAGCATTTTTAACATGCTTGGATAAGTAGTTTTACCATCGAGAGCCATTAGCCTCCTATATACACTGTCACTACCTCATAGAATAACTGATTCCTTAACAAACATATCTCCCAGCTTGTAGCAACAAACctgattttgtatttccctgtctTAGGCCCCATCCTGCTTCATAACCAGTATTTTTGGCACTCAGGTACAGCTCCAGTGAACTCTGTCAAGTTAATGAGTCCCCTGAGCACGGCAGTGTTTGTTTTGCTAAGAAAGCCTGTGGCTTGGGTCCTTTATCAAATATTCCATTAACTGAGAGTTAAGAGGAGCTCTTGGTACTTTAATATTTGGGTGTGGAAAAGTAACGCTATCTCTGGATTTCcccttttaatttgaaaattaccGTTATTTGGGGCACTGGGgcggctcactcggttaagcatccgacttgtcctggtctcactgttcgtgagttcgagccccacatcgggctctgcgctgacagctcagagcctgtttgggattctccctctctccctctctctctgcccctcccctgctctgtctctctctctctctctcaaaataaataaataaacgtaaaaaaattttaaaaagaaaagagaaaattactgTCATTTGATTGCTTCTTTGGTTTTAGTAATCCATAAGAAGAATCCTTTTATACGCTAAACCCCGGGGTCCACAGTCTTGTTCTTTGAGGGGGCAggtaggaaatattttaggcttcatgGGTCTCTGTCGGTTGCAGGTACCCAGCTCTGCCGTTGTAGCTCAGAAGTATTCACAAACAGTGTGTAAACAAATGGCCATAATTGTGTTCCAATCATAGCTTATCTGTGAGTGCTGCGATGTGAATTTCCTGTCATTTTCACGGGTCacagaataatcttttttaaaaaatgtctttaatgttaatttatttttgagagagagagagagagagagacacagaatgcgagcagaggagggacagagagagagggagacatagaatccgaagcaggctccatccaggctctgagctgtcagcacagagctcgacgcgcagctcaaactcacgagccatgagatcgtgacccgagccgaagttgaacgcttaacccactgagccacccgggtgccccggcATCTGGACGTTTCTGTGTGGGGCCATCTGTGTTCTTGGTCCTGCTCTCCTCATTTGTCCCCTTTACTATTGCTCGCTTCAAAAGCAAACTCTTCTCTCTGGTTCTTTCCTCCTAGTTCTTCCTCCCATGACCTGTCTGGCACGTGGGAGCACACGAATCTACAGCGTACCTCTGACCACTTTAGTTCCCTGGGGAGCGTCGACAGCCTGGACCACCCTTCCCAGCCCTACCCCTCCGGACGCCTCTCCGCCGCCAGGTCCAATGGCAGCATCGACCACCTGGGCGGCCCGAGCAAGCGGGACTCAGCTTACGGCTCATTCTCCACCAGCTCCAGCACGCCCGACCACACCTTGCCCAAGGCTGATGCGTCCTCTGCAGAGAACATCCTCCACAACGTGGGCCTGGAGGAGGCCTCCAGGCCGGGCGGCCGGCAGGGCCAGGCTGCCAGTGACCCCCAGGGCCTGGAGGACAGGCTCGGGTACTTGCCACCCCGGGCCCCCCGTGACGGCAGCAGAAGCCCCAGGCCAGAGGACAGTCCTGAGACCAAGCTGGCCACCCCTGGGAAATCAAATTTGGGACCGGTTTGGTATGTCCCCGATAAGAGAAAAgcaccttcctcccctcctccaccacctccCCCTCTCCGCAGTGACAGCTTCGCTGCCACCAAGAGCCACGAGAAGGCCCAGGGCCCTCCACTCTCAGACACCGCCAGTGTGCAGCACTTTCCAGGcccaccccaggcccagccccgCAGTGACTGGAGATCAGAGCCCACCAGTCAGCAGTGGAGGCCGGCACGGCCTGGCAATGGGAAGAGAGTCGGGAGCTCGGGCCCTGCGCCCCACGTCCCCCTGGACGGTGGGGTGCCGACCCCTGACCACAGGCCGGGCGGCCTCCCGGGGGCCCCTGGCCGGCTTCAGGCCTCCCTGTCCAGCACGGACGTGCGTTTCCCGCAGGCCTCCTTTGGCTGCCAGCACCCGCGCCAGTACAGTGACGAGAGTCCCTTCTGTCACGACGGCCCCAGGGCCGCCTCGTCGCTGAGGGAGCAGCACTGTGTGGCCGTCCCTGGTGGCTGCCAGGAGCCTTCTGCCCACCGTGTCCAGGAGGACGGCCCCGCTCGGCTCAGGTGGCCCGGTGCCACTGAGCAGAAGGGCGACAGCAGTGGGCAGAGCCGCTACTACTGTGTGACCAGCAGACAGTGCCCGCAGGCAAGCGCCCAGGCGGGACAGCCCCACGAGGAATATTGGCAGTCTGACAGGGCCGCAGAAGCCCACGAACTCCCCACTGAGCACCCGATGGGCCACGGGCCCTGGGGTCACATCCGCCAGCACGAGGAGGAGGCCCCGCACACCCGTGAGAGCGACCAGGCAGCCAAGGGCCACCCCATGGGAAGCGAGGAGCCACAGACAGCCGCCCACTGGGCAGGAGCCGCGGGGAAGGAAGCCGCCGACGGCTTCCTGTGGGCCGCGGGAGAAAGCAGCAAGATCTCCCCTCAGAAGACACCTATGCTGCACTCGCTGGCCCGGGAGGGGGCGCGCCCGCCCGACGACGGCCCGGGAGCTGGTGCCGAAAGGCCGCCCCCGTTCGATGGCCAGGTGGGCAGAGCCACCCGGAGAAGCGACCGCTTCGCCACCACCCTGAGGAACGAGGTCCAGATGCGCCGAGCCAACCTGCAGAAGAGCAGAAGCACGGTGGCGCTGGCTGGGGCCGACGAGGCGGCTCGGGAGGCCGGCGGCTGGCAGGTGGAGCCGGGAGGCGTCCCCGGCGCCTCCCCAGAAGGTTCCTTCCGGGGCACCTATAAAGACCACCTGAAGGAGGCCCAAGCCCGGGTCCTGAGGGCCACGTCCTTTAAGCGCCGCGACTTGGAGCCCAGCCCGGCCGATCGTCCCGCGGGGTCAGCAGAGCCGCGGACTGAGGAGCACAGCACACATCTGGATGCCGCCCCCCACTTCTGGGAGGGGGGCCTGCCCAAGCCGTCCCCGTCTGGAGGGGGCCTGCCGCACGTTCCCCGCATTGGGGGCCGGAAACGGTTCACGGTGCAACAGAAGCTGAAATCGTACTCCGAACCCGAGAAAATGAACGAGGTGGGGCTCACAGGGCCCGATCGCCCCCACCAGCACCCGGGTGCGTCCGAGGACACCGTGGGCACATTCGCCGACAGGTGCAAGTTTTTTGAGGAAAGCAGCAGACCCATTCACCAGAGACCTGGGCAGAGGCAAGCACTCTGTGGATTCCCGAAGGAGAAGCTGGAGAGGCCGCGGACAGCGGGCCACGGGTACGAGGGTGCAGAGCCTTCGTTCCAGAACAGGGCCCACACGACCTCCTTTGGAGAGAACCCCAGCAGTCACGGAAAAACGGCGAACATGGGAAAACCAGAACCACCTCAGAGACTTGGAACCTTTGCTGAGTATCAAGCCTCTTGGAGGGAACAGAGAAACGCTCTAGAAGCCAGGAGTTCTGGGCGGTATCACTCAGCGGATGACATCTTGGACGCAGGTCTGGATCAACACGAGAGGCCACAGTACGTTCATGGAAGGTCCCGTTCCTCACCATCCACAGACCCCTACAAACAGGTAAGGTTTGTGCCCCAACCAAGGAAGAGCTGCCCCGGGCTGCTGTCTTAAGGCACATGTAGGATGCCCTGAAAATACGATGGCCCAATGTCAGTGTCGCTTGTGTCCCGCCGTTTGGGCATCGTTTGTGTGCACCGGCTCTTCTCGTGTCAACTTGTGTGAAAGGTACCTGGGGACTAAACAGGTACATTCATGACAATTTAACTCCGTATCCGTGTGCCTGTCCTGAGTCCCCGGCCTCCCCATCGTCACTTGCTTCGGCTGTCTTTCCTCATAATTAGCTTGCCCCAACCTTAACACCACGTAAAGAATTTGGGGGGAAGCCTAGAAAATGGTCAGTTCTCTGAAATGAAAAGGGGTGAAGACAGTGTATGATACACGATAGCCACTCTTCAAATGCTGaggcctttaaaatttttaatatttgttccttgtagtattttttttcaaatatgtttgaaTTCCTCCAGAACAAATGTAATTAAACATGCAATGCATTAAACTGTTGCACTTTTTATAAGGtgagaattctttttattttttttattaaaaagagttttttaaagtttattttgagagagagagcgagtgaatgagcaggggaggggcggggggagaatcccaagcagactccatgctgtcagcacagagcccagtgcgggtcgcaggctcacaaactgtgagatcgtgaccccagctgaaaccaagagtcagacgctttaactgagccacccaggcgcttctatAAGGTAAGAGTCCTAATGCTGAAAGTTGACTTCAAGCTTTCtaggaaatttaaagaaaacattccaGTGTCATCtcgcctctttctctctctctctcaaaatataaataaacattaaaaaatttttttttaaaaaagaaccagtaGTAGGTTCAATACACAATATTCAGGGGGTGCCTAGccttagtcggttgagcgccttttttttttttttttaatgtttattcatttttgagagacacagtgcaagcgggggaggggagagagagagagacagacagaatctgaagccgggtccaagctgtcagcacagtctgacacggggctcgaactcaaggacggtgagaccatgacctgaggcaatgtcagacgcttaaccgactgaaccacccaggtgccccaagcgtctgtctcttgatttcagctcaggtcaccatctcacggtccatgggttcaagccctgtgtcaggctgtgtgctgtccatgcagagcctgcttcggatcctgtctccctctctctcagcccctccccagctcgctctctcgctctctctctctctctcaaaaataaataaatactaaaaaacaacAGTTTGGAGAGCGGAGCTTGTGAGCCCTGTGGCTGAGTGTCATTACAAGGCGGCAGGCTGCGTCCTCGCCTCCGCGGCACAGGCTCGCGGGGCAAACCCACAATGAGGGGGTTCATAATAATAGATGTCTTGAGGAAGGCAGCTTGATGATTCGGTGTCTCACTGTGCTGCTCTTGGCAGGAAGCTGCCATCGAACCACAACAGCAAGTGGGGGACGCTGGTGAGCACAGGCAACTTTCTGCCACCGTCCGGGCCGAGGAGGGACGCCCTAATCCGAGGTGGGTGAATTCTGGATTTGGGGTTGCTAAGAAGACATCTTGGAGGTGGCCTTCTCGATGGTGGGTGAATGCTTGGTTCACGTGATTGGGCCTCTGGTGGTTTTTTTGCCAAACCCAGCATGGCTGCTAACTGGATGCAGTTTCCAGCACCTCAGCGTCCCCGCTGCAGACGTGGTGCCGTTTGAGCAGAGCCTGTAGCCCTGCGCCGCCTCCAGCAGAAGCGTCTCAAGGGCGAAGATGTCTTCTGATGCCatcgtggcttttttttttttttttttttttttttggttcttaaaATGGCTGCTGT
The window above is part of the Panthera tigris isolate Pti1 chromosome X, P.tigris_Pti1_mat1.1, whole genome shotgun sequence genome. Proteins encoded here:
- the SHROOM2 gene encoding protein Shroom2 isoform X2; translation: MEGAEPRARPERLAEADARAADGGRLVEVQLSGGAPWGFTLKGGREHGEPLVITKIEEGSKAAAVDKLLAGDEIVGINDIGLSGFRQEAICLVKGSHKTLKLVVKRKNELSWRPHSWHATKFSDSHPDTSASPFPSASSCPSWHGRHHPSSSSHDLSGTWEHTNLQRTSDHFSSLGSVDSLDHPSQPYPSGRLSAARSNGSIDHLGGPSKRDSAYGSFSTSSSTPDHTLPKADASSAENILHNVGLEEASRPGGRQGQAASDPQGLEDRLGYLPPRAPRDGSRSPRPEDSPETKLATPGKSNLGPVWYVPDKRKAPSSPPPPPPPLRSDSFAATKSHEKAQGPPLSDTASVQHFPGPPQAQPRSDWRSEPTSQQWRPARPGNGKRVGSSGPAPHVPLDGGVPTPDHRPGGLPGAPGRLQASLSSTDVRFPQASFGCQHPRQYSDESPFCHDGPRAASSLREQHCVAVPGGCQEPSAHRVQEDGPARLRWPGATEQKGDSSGQSRYYCVTSRQCPQASAQAGQPHEEYWQSDRAAEAHELPTEHPMGHGPWGHIRQHEEEAPHTRESDQAAKGHPMGSEEPQTAAHWAGAAGKEAADGFLWAAGESSKISPQKTPMLHSLAREGARPPDDGPGAGAERPPPFDGQVGRATRRSDRFATTLRNEVQMRRANLQKSRSTVALAGADEAAREAGGWQVEPGGVPGASPEGSFRGTYKDHLKEAQARVLRATSFKRRDLEPSPADRPAGSAEPRTEEHSTHLDAAPHFWEGGLPKPSPSGGGLPHVPRIGGRKRFTVQQKLKSYSEPEKMNEVGLTGPDRPHQHPGASEDTVGTFADRCKFFEESSRPIHQRPGQRQALCGFPKEKLERPRTAGHGYEGAEPSFQNRAHTTSFGENPSSHGKTANMGKPEPPQRLGTFAEYQASWREQRNALEARSSGRYHSADDILDAGLDQHERPQYVHGRSRSSPSTDPYKQEAAIEPQQQVGDAGEHRQLSATVRAEEGRPNPRQADVRRPASGAAGQQDSRTPAQLGQPSPAWGAPEVPPEARGRAGTLPRDYRSSEGAPSAPHTRGQEPRPLSAAPVPKQPAPRRPPPPPPPKREPGQLGGLAGGTPSGPPPSPEAPDACAPRPALGQRPEDGERAGRHVDGHRAGPERQAPLPSSLRAPRPAAMETSRSPSPQFAPQKLTDRPPLLVQDESSTRIERVIDNNTTVKMVPIKIVHSESRPEKESRQGLARATELPTLPSGLEKDHIKTLSTSEQFYSRFCVYSRQGAEPPPQPPEAPAPTAKDSGASPSGLSYVKTKERTAEDLKSEELAREIVGKEKSLADILDPSVKIRTTMDLMEGIFPKDEHLLEEAQQRRKLLPKVPSPGTTDEKREEPSVPAAMSLATSSTYYSTSVPKAELLIKMKDLQEQQEPEEDSGSDLDHDLAVKKELIESISRKLQVLREARESLLEDIRANSALGDEVDAIAKDVCKPNEFDKFRMFIGDLDKVVNLLLSLSGRLARVENALNNLDDTTSPGDRQSLLEKQRVLIQQHEDAKELKENLDRRERIVFDILASYLSEESLADCEHFVKMKSALIIEQRELEDKIHLGEEQLKCLFDSLQPERGK